The following is a genomic window from Osmerus eperlanus chromosome 18, fOsmEpe2.1, whole genome shotgun sequence.
CTTCGaccgaggaagagagaaagtgaagttTTCCAGGAAAGGCATATAATTGCTGGAACAAATTTGATTTAATAAATGTTACAGGCCACAGAAAACCCCCTAACTTGTGATGCTCATACCACTGCACATCAACCTCATGGTTGTTATTTTGCAAGGCGGTGACCTGGGACTCAAtaatttattaataataattcatTCAAATGTTTAACAACAACCCTCATTCTGTAAACTGTTTAAATGGTAAACTCTTGCAAACCATCAATAGTAGAGTTAGACCAATATTGGTTTGTCATTACCAATACCGATGTCTGGACAGCCTTTGCCAATATGTAATATATCATCTTTTTTTGGAACGCCATAAATTGACCAAAACCAATACAGAAAACTGCTTTACACTGATAATTTGATTGTCCTCATGAATTCAATTGTTCCAAAATCTGTCTAGCGTAGCCATTCAACTACTATGACCATTTGTGGCTTGTGACATGCATGCACCTGCACATATTTATTAAAAGTTTGACAGACTTGTCAGATTACCAATTACAGCATTGGTAATCGATCAATATCAGATGATTGGCACAATAGATCGACTACTAGAAAGCTTATGATGAGGGGTAATAAAATATTGAGAAAAAATGAGAGTAATTAATAATGGATTCTCGACCAACGCTAAACTATTGATTTACCACTGATAAAGAGTAATAAAGCATTGACAACCAATTGTCAAATCAAAATCTAATCTAATTGTTTAATCAATGTTGACATTAACAATTAAGTCAACTGATAAATGAGACAAATACCTCGGGCTGGTTGCAGAGGTATCGGCAAAGCTCACCGATATACTGAAAGATAGTTACATCATAATTTCTACAGTCACTCCAGAACTGTGAGGCTGAGAATTTCTTTTTCAGGACACATGTAGCACCtatgagagggagaagagcaTAAGTATGAGGGTTGCATATGCCAAGTAGCAAACTTTTCAACTGGGTCTTGGGTTTCTCTTGACCAGACAATGATGGCTTGTGTACTTGGCCAAATAAACTCAGAACATTTGGTGCAGGTCCTTCAGTGATGCAGCTGTGACAGTATAAAGTATAAAGTTCTTTCACTATTAAGTAAACACAAGTTGCACTTATTTTGACTGTCTGACTGCCAGGAACATAGTGGTCCAACATTTTGAAGGTCTTTGACCTGTGTTTCCAAGACTGAGTTTGTCAGGACGTTGCACTGTCAACTTCGCAGGTATCAGGCACAAATATACAACTAGCCAACAAATTGCCAATATAGTATTGCAAAACCATGGATAACATCATGGATGTGGATATGCAATATCTATTTATTAAAAATCCATAATAAAATTGAGGACAAAAGCCTGCTTTCATGAATGTGGTTTTGCAGAATCcatttgtactgtatgtgtcttACAAATTATAttgttaaaatgtattttgttcatttttacTTTATCATTTTTATAGTGGTGGGACGATCAGCTCACAATTCAATATTGTCACAATTTCAGAATTAGTCAGAATTATAAACGAATAACGAATCTTTTGGCACATGTCTTTAAACAACTTGAATTCAAAGTCAGTTGCTATCCCTTGGTTGCTATGTCCTTTCCAAATTCTTCCATTTGCAtggcaaaaagaacaagaagaGCCTTAAACACAACGGGGTGGAACTGGAAAATTAACATAACTTCCATTAACTCAAAATTTCAGAAATGAACAGGCATGTACCATGTTGTAACTTGTTTGTTCAGGGTTATTGATTACATCCAAATCTAAACTACACTATTCTCCTTTACTTAGATCTGAAACTACTGAATCAATTAACATAAATGCTGTGTGGGACCCCACGTACTTGCTTTCATCTCATGGttgttttcaaatgaatggtcaaatGGAGAAGGGGAACTAAGGCTTAAATGTAGGAACTTCTGTATatgaaatcaaaacaaatatGAATGGACAGAAGGCAGTGGCGGATCCTACCCAGCAAAATGGTCCCTCCGATGCCAATCATGGAGGCAGCGCTATggtagagagggagtggggtgtAAACCACATCATTTTGGGTTGCTCCGTAAGCCCAAAACCCTGCAGCTGCTTTCAAAGACTGGATGTGGGTAATTACTGCAGCCTTGGGCAGACCTAGGACAATGTTAAAACATGAAATTGTGTTAAAACTTTTAATCTTTGTTTCTGGACTGACTGTTTCGGAATGTGGTTTCATGACCTATCGTAATGTAAGTTAGCTAGTTGTATAATATTCTCATACATTCTGATAATCAAGCTTTAAACATACAGTCATATTTCCAGAAGTGCAAATAGTAATTTCTTATTGCAAATAATTGGCTGTAGTAGCAATGGTGTCTGCCCTCCCAAACAAATGGTTGGTAATATGCAGGCCCAAAGGTAATTCGCAAGCGAAGAATTCCATCAAAAACCCCAAAACATTTGACCTGTAAACAGAGCCCATTGCCACCAGTGTAGGGAGTTCTGTGAATTTAGGGTTGCCACCCGTCCCTTAAAATACGGAATCGTCCCgtatttgagaataaaatagcGCATCCCGTTTTGAATCAATATGGGACGTGGTTTGTCCTGTATTTTCAGAGTTGTCTTCAATGGAGCACCCCATGCAAATCATCCCCACCCGCATTCTGTGAAGACTCATCCTATTCTGCCCCGGATTGGGTAATACTCGCTGCCATCGTTGGTTTGATCGGTTTGTTTCAGGTTCACGGCCAATCACAGTCACAGGAGGGTGGGTCTCTTGGCGGAGAGTCGATTTGAAAGAATGGCAGAGGCAGCTCCAGATACCCCCGCATAATAAGAAGTACACTTATAAAAGGAAGTAGGCTTGACATGCTCCAATACTGCTactacgttttttttttgtttcagtttttcttttttcagttTCAGATCTGTTTTTTAGTTTCAGACTTTTGGCCCCGATTTTGCGTAGGGGGCGTGGCTTCAACTCAGAGGCGGGAATTATGAGtgaccccccctggagccaggcccgggggtggggctcgatggccttttcccatggggcccggaaAGAAGTACTCGTTCCcagcagatgaacgaatcgttcaccacCAACCGTGTCTTCAGATCAATATTTCGttcttctgccaaccgagtcttTGGATTaatgtttcgttcttctgccaaccgagtcttcggatcaatgattcattcatctgccgggtatgagtctttggatattttttcatgtgacctgtataggCTCaatactggtagctagaggaaaccgaaatgattcgttcattttgactgggtctttgggtacgagtctttggatcatttttgacgtgacctgcataggctcagaagaagaAACAGTATGAGGTAAACAAAAAGTatttgtttacctcattcactttcgcgtgattaggtttagtaagacctgaatgatattcgttcaccaGTGATAATTAtaggtgttgttttttttacttttttttttttttctcggccatgagaaaatgaacgaatcgctctctgagaccacatttacatttattcatttagcagacgcttttatccaaagcgacttccaagagagagctttacaaagtacGGAGGTcactaataataacaacaagatagccccaaaaacattgcgggaagccaaaacatgaagcacatattgtgaacaaccaaaataagtgccaaagggaagaaccacaagagaatgtagttaaacaagttacaattaaacaacatgaatcgctataagtgcaagtgtacctgtagaaaagcaagcaacagtaaaaaatattcTACTACTCGTTACTCACGACtactactcgttactcccgagtcatactaatgattcgttcaaaatgaacgaatcgctcACGAACGACACAGTCGGCATGGCGTCTACTCCGCCAAGGCAACACGCTGGCGCCAGCGCACAGTTAAGACATGTGAAAGATATTACCGTTTTTGAATAGATACTTGGGACATTATCCCCGCAGTGGCATTTTTTTGGTCATTAACACATACCCTCAAAAAGGCTAATATCTTTCAGTCAGtaggcttgtactccgattttacagttttcttgcgcttgtgcggcttatatttcgaagcagtTCAtaatccggttttagaacaaaaaagtggctttgtctcaagatctctacagaccgtgcaactaatttaatgctcaacacttgaacgggggtttattacttgaaagaggaattatttaggctactgtgttgtctcagttacactatcagggcttggaaatacagtgacttgctaaagtaggcaaatggctagtagaacataacatttcataataatttcagttaatcaaacagctgcaagacccagtgaaatggtataggctagctagctctagcaaaataacgctagcattgctaacaacattactaattcaactttggtagtgtaaccgagctctttgtaagttcgtTTTATATCTAATTGTATATGATCCTGTGGACAAAaagatcctcaggatttgcaagttagctaaacttatactatatctaaaatacttttgtagacataacaatggattctgccactaaatgagtgacttggctttatttctggacatactatccacaaccgaagtgtgttacacaatacTGTAGAtcgatgcggcttattttccgaaaaatacggtaatcaGATAGACGAGAGATCGGTTCCCAATTTAGCCTAACATTGTGTTTACATTTGTGTTAGTAGgtataataaataatacctgcactgtgtcctagcttgtacactgacattctaaaattatacatccaaagggtttcttatcacacagatttaatttggtcttgtttaggccaattccaaaacttttctttgctattagttaacataatatatatgaacataAATATTAGACTGTACATTTGTAATGTGGTTGGGCACcaagttatttatatttttcaagtccatttctgcttgatttctgctacctgtcaagtcaaattgcagtgttttttggggtgtgtaaattcactttgttttgtaaataaactatgcactgtgttatttctgtaacacaGAAATGCTATTATAAGTCCCCGGTGctttttttcaaaaaaatattttggatgttccagcacttatagacccagattatactgtatgaaaacagtgacccaagactctggactatggacaccctgaagtagccttggccaccccataaaactctagttccgccactgctttccaccaaagtgaaccgggagctaTTTCGCAGCTGGTGCTAGAGCcagttcggagctggttcaagagcgagagagccaccacagagccatgTCAACACGTCATtgtatacgtctcatctttcccagcaacgctagcgcggcagcgccaaacacaaagcagagcacgtttaaaggctgtttatcaatccgaagaacgcgaggttgagatgcgtgttttcttggctattgcgcaataccctggactcgcagcagaatgacaacactggcattatcagcgcaacattttataaacttttgctgtatagtgcttgtgtattacatttgtgttaaatatagactcaatagctcataacatttgtgtttgtcatttcactcatttgataggattataacgcagcaactagtgtctgcactgcTATGCTAGCTAggtaggttatcgaaaagtcggagcaaatttacaaattagcagtttcatcaagaaaataagcacattttcagcaactacactgcccacttctcgttacattttaattcagatgctgatttacaagtaccgtttagctggaatatgaattgtaaaagtAAAAACTGCAATGGCGGTAATCCCGCCCCAAGCGGTTCTTGCTTGGTTCCCAATCTAGTCCAGCTCCAAAGTGGTGCTATTTGCGAACCACGTACGAACCACTTTTCCGGTTCTCAGTctgtcgaaagagaaagaactaGTTCGCGATTAAGCACCGGCTCAGAACCGGCACCCAAAAtgcgttggtggaaaaggggtatgTCTGTTatccccgtgggggatttaacttgttgctccctgcctcatgtcatgcatgctgcagtgaaggccgGCAGCGCTTCCcaatgtacatccattccgccaatgttaaaccatttgtaatgtgtatgaataaatggtgagatcaatcacgtgagtgtcttgactgaacttttttgttgttgtttgaatacatggttttattttttaagttttagaccaaaacttacattttcaatgtgaagctttagtttttcaactATAGATTTTTccaattaacaaaacatttggccaTGATTTAGCTCCATACTACTTCTGGTCCCCTGATGTTAAAAGTCTTTTTTTGTGGTCTCCCTGTCAGACTTTGTTTGCCTATGTTTATTATCGTCATAGCTCCGATTCAGCTATATGACCACTTGAGTTGTGATGGAGAGACTGAGTTGTTGAtttaccaccacccccccccccccctacagcctACAGTGTTAACAAGCTTTTTAAAACATCTATGTTGTAGGCTAGTAGTTGTCTCGCTTGCGAAAGAGATTATCAGTGACAGACACTAACCTGTACAAAAAAACTTTAAATAAAAGAAAACTGCAATTAATGTTATATGAACACTTACCAGTGGTACCAGAGGTAAATATGTAGAGAATGGGGGTCTTAAGGGAGGACACAGACCTCAGGCTCGGTAGGATTGGCTTGTCAGAGGCCTGCTCCATCTTGTCCAACAGAGTCTGGACATCCATGCATAAACTCTCCCTCTTCATGGCCCACACAGATATGTTGTCCTCCCGAAGGCTGGGTAAGATGTCCTCTAGAGTGTCCAACAGGTCTGAGGAACAATGGTGAGAAAGTGACTCAAACTAATGGCAATTTGTGACTGACTGAAGGTGATATTCAAGGTTCAACAACATCCAAGGCACTGAACAAAAGTGACTTGTGGAAGTGACAAACAAGCCCTTGTTCTTAAGATGTGGTCTGATGAGACTAAAGTGGAAGTTTCTGGCCTGAACACTGTACACATGTTGGGTAAATCTAACACTGCGCTGAGTAAGACAATCTCTGATTACAAATGGTCAGCTTTGCTTGACCATATTCTATAGAATAGATTTATATTTAATTTCAGAAAGTAAACTGAACGCATTCACTACAGAATGTCATGTTTGGCAAAATCCAATGAGAATCAGAATGAAACTAGCTTGACAGATCACCGACTTGAATTGCAAGAAATGAATACTACAAATACCACGTAGTACCTGTTGACGCAAGAGAAGAgactcaatgtaaatgtaagaaatgAGTTGCTATGATTTAGCCTAGTAAACAACACTTATTGGAACTTAATTTGAAACCAATAAGGGAGTCACTGAAATAGTGTTTCCAGACAGCAAATTAaacaaacttgtgtgtgtgatgtgcaaaTATCCCAACCAATTACTGTTGTTGCTTATTTAATTCAGTTGACAACAGATGAAAGCCATAAGCAAGAACTATTGCTTTCATAATACAATACGACTCTATACGGTGATAttcaatgtactgtatgtagttTTCACTTCCAAATTGGAAAGGTACCAGTGGAGTAACATAAAACAAGAGCATTTTGCGGGGGCTTTTGAATTAACGTTGTATTGATCTTGAGCTTGGACAAGCAAGGATGACCCTTTTGGCTGTTCATGAGTCACTGACCCTAATTCACATAAAATATGAAATGCACAACACTGAGTACCACTAAACAATGCTTGTTAAGTGTGGTTGCTCCCATGAATAAGCATATTTCTTCGACATTTTATTTTGGGCCTATACGTTTTTCCTTGATAAAACTATTCTAGCATTGGCATGCagtatacagctctggaaaaaatggAGAGACCACTaaacctttttctttcatttttaaaAAGGTTGAGAAGTACAATTTTTGAGTAAGGAACAGAAGAGTCCTCACTCAGTTGTTCTTCTcaacttttttctttaaaaTTTTTCCAGAGCTGCATGGATTCCGATACCAAGTTATTTTCAGATAAGTTACTAAGCACAATATGTATGAGTCAGACCACATTTACCTAATTTGTCACGTGGTAAGGGGTGTGACAGGTGGGTGGAGCAATCTCAAGCGTTGCAACATATAGTTTTCTGTTCAATTTAAATTAATTTCCTTTCGCATTCTTGTTTTGGTAGATTATATGTTACCTGTATATGACGTACTGTACAGAGGGCACTGTGTTGTAAAACTGCTTCATTATCTTAACATTTACCTAACGACGGTGAATAGGCTATGAAGAGCTTGAGCGTAAGTGACACATTTATCACAAGAAGTATCTAGGCTACACAACAATGCGTTTACCTGCACCAACAACAAGAGTCTTTGTCCCACAGCAATTGAAACAGTGAAGTAATGATCTTGACTTTATGTTAGTGTTGAGGAAAGCCACAGAGCATCCGAGTTTGTTCAAACCGAACCAAACGCACACAAAGTCGGGTTCGTTGTTCATCAGAAGCGCAACACAGTCTCCTTTCTTCAGAGTCCCTTGTTCGAGGAATATATTAGCCACTTTGTTGCTTCTTAAGTTGATGTCTTGATAGGTGTAAATTATCCCCTCAAACATTAAAAAAGGTTTGTTAGGGATTTTTTCTGCCTGTTCGACAAATCTGTCCATGACAGTGAACACCTTTGAGGTTAATTTGTATAATTCCAGTTGTGCCCCGAATCTTATGACTCTCGCCAAATAAAATAGATCCTTCCAAAAGTAGGGAAAGCATAGTTTCTGTACAACGTGCACGGAAAACAATCCCGCCACAAAAGCTGTTACCCATCCTAGTGAGGAAAACATCATGCCTACTCAGAGCAGTTTTTTAAATAACtggaaaaggaagacaaattgaTTTTTCAAGACTGTCTACCCCAATACATTGTCGTAAAATTAAGTCCTTGCTGAAATACTCAAACCGTTCAATTAGTGTGCTGTGTCCTCTCGTTTCTATCCTTATTTATAAAACGTACATGAAATCATGTGACTCTTGTGCAAGTATCTACCCCTGTGGGCGTGTCTATGTAGAAGTGCATTTCTTTGCATGCTTTCTGGTTGTTGCTGGCTGACTGTAGATAACAACATATTTAAGAGAAGCCTACTTCCCTGCGTTGAGACATACATTAGACCTGGGCGTTATTAAGAGAAGACAACGAAGGAGCTCGCTGTGACTTTGAGACGTCATTTCTCTTAATAAAATGCTGTCAGTAGGACACTTGACTGCTGTTACATAGCCTATTAGACAACAACCGGAAAGAGACTACACGATTACAGTAACTGTCAGTGAACTCTCTCCTTATATCTCTCATTGCATGAATATTGTCCTAAAAAGGGAAGTCAGGTgtctgagcagttagggaattaggctagtaatccgaaggttgctggttcgattcccggctgtgcaaaatgacgttgtgtccttggacaaggcacttcaccctacttgcctcggggagaatgtccctgtattactgtaagtcgctctggataagagcgtctgctaaatgactaaatgtaaaaaaatttagaacatgtttttgtttagTCTATTTAATTTCATTATGTCATAAAGCATTTTTGCTTTACTTTTTTGTGCCCAACACTTTTGCATGTGTAAATAGGACTGTCTTTTATAATATCCTCTATCAGTTGTTTAATATTCCAATAATGAAAGAAACTGGCATTTTAAGTGTTTTCATTGAGATAAGGAGGAATACTTCTCCTAATTCTCTTTGTGTCTAGTTGAAATGTACCCATGTGTCTATACATTTACAAAggtcacactgtactgtactagaCCAATTTCTTCTTTACCTTTTGACGATTTGGTGTTACCTCCGTTCTACCTCCAGAGTACCAAGCCCTAAATCTGTTAGAGTACCAAGCCCTTTGAATCTGCCATTCAAAGAAGACAGTCTGAGAAACTAGTCAAACAGGACATTGAGAAACATCACTAGCTGTTCTCACACATTCGCCTCCATTCATTCCTTTTGTGTGAAATAGAGCAACGTTTTACTTTACTAGTGTAAGTGTAGCCCTGCTTCATGGTGGTGCTACTAAAGTGGCAAAATTATAAATTTGGCAGGTGCTATTCAAAATGTTCTAATCACAGTTGCCATTagacaatacatttttatttcactGCAAAAGTAACTTAGTAAGAGTAATAATAACAGtaataactgtaaaaaaaagaaggcTAATAATGTAGTAACATTAATCAGTAATTAGAAACAAGTGAGTCAAATAAGCCAAGTGACACCTGGTAAAATGTCTTTGTGAAAAGAAATAAAGAAGCATGATTTAGGGCTTTGTTTGTGGCATGAATTAGAGCTTTGTTTAGAGCTATCTATCCATGGGTCATTACTTACAACCTTCTGGCCTCACCCAtcaggttagtgtgtgtggggggggggcaaggcacAGTTCAAGCCCACCTGGGGACCCTGTAGAGCAGTGTTTCtcaacacctgattcaaatgagtgttcgttatcaggcttctgctgagcttcatCACGACCCATTCGTTATTGTTGTAGGACGTCAACAGTTGCTATGTGTAAGAGGGAACATCTTTCTACCCAACGTTGTTCCTGTAGAACTACAGTACCACAATATCATCAGTTGTAGCTAACCTGTTTCAGATTACCAACCAAAATCAGGAGCACTGGATTACTTTTGTAACTTGTGGGACGGTACAGTATATCTTCGTTAAAAGGTTGCCATGCGTACCTGTTTTCAAATGTGAGATCATTCAAACAACTTATATTGTTCTGTAGATGTTGTAGATATTGCTTATATTGTTCATCTTCAAATGTAACTAAATACATTCTAATGGCGACAGTTAATGATTGATGGTAAGTACTGTCTATGGTCTTTGCAATATTGAAGCAATGCAACATTAATCCGTAGATTTCTCTAAAAACAACACATTCCCTCACATTCATTCATTACGCACACCCAATACACCCACTCCTAACAAAATAGTTCAGGTAAAAAAAACAATGCTAAACTTTAAACTTTAAGCTCTGATGCTCAGCTCAGATCTTTTAGATCAGGCCAGTTTCTATCTCCGGAACCTGCCTCAACCATTGAGGTAGGGCCACAGATTCTTCTGCTTTTTCAGGTCACCAATTTCCAGTTCTGAAGTCTGCCTGACCAAACTAGGCTGATTGAATCCCATGTCTGTCATATTACATCACATGCCAATCAGAGCCAGTCTGTCCTAAGACTATCCTATCTTAGAATGGAATTAATGGACCAATAGGTGTTCCTAGTGGTTGTCCTTTCAAGGACAAGTTAGCTAACAAGGAAACCTTTTAATTTGTGTGGTATTGATATTGTGTTACTCATCCATGTTCATGGGTATGATGGATCCACAATATTATTGGGGTTTTAAAACGATTCAGCCATGACAATTTCTGTAAACAAACCAATTTGCACCTGGCTAGGGAATAGTGTGGCGAAAATGTATTTCATCGTATCGAAGTGATGTATCAAATTAAGTATTGTAGCAACATTGTGTGCAGGTTCCAACTATTTTGTAGGTTATCACACAAGGGTAAAAAGTACAACATAAGATAAACCTTTATTCGTCCCACAATGGGAAAATTTGGGCATTGCAGCAGCAAAGTGGACA
Proteins encoded in this region:
- the slc27a6 gene encoding long-chain fatty acid transport protein 6, encoding MMFSSLGWVTAFVAGLFSVHVVQKLCFPYFWKDLFYLARVIRFGAQLELYKLTSKVFTVMDRFVEQAEKIPNKPFLMFEGIIYTYQDINLRSNKVANIFLEQGTLKKGDCVALLMNNEPDFVCVWFGLNKLGCSVAFLNTNIKSRSLLHCFNCCGTKTLVVGADLLDTLEDILPSLREDNISVWAMKRESLCMDVQTLLDKMEQASDKPILPSLRSVSSLKTPILYIFTSGTTGLPKAAVITHIQSLKAAAGFWAYGATQNDVVYTPLPLYHSAASMIGIGGTILLGATCVLKKKFSASQFWSDCRNYDVTIFQYIGELCRYLCNQPEIEGEKVHKVHMGVGNGLRQDVWREFHRRFGEIRMCELYGSTEGNLCFMNHIGKIGVVGRSNFFYKLIFKYDLVKYDIIKDEPVHDKQGFCQHVKKGDTGLLLSKVGPTSPFFGYAGSKQLTEKKLMRNVFVKGDAYFNTGDLMAEDDEDFICFKDRVGDTFRWKGENVATTEVTEVLGLVDFIQEANVYGVEIPGNEGRAGMAAIIVRPNCTFDGKKLFDYAMKHLPAYARPLFIRIQESMEMTGTFKQQKFRLVEAGFNPSTFSDLLYFLDYSEKSYIPLTDSIYESILAGEWKL